A single region of the Brassica rapa cultivar Chiifu-401-42 chromosome A03, CAAS_Brap_v3.01, whole genome shotgun sequence genome encodes:
- the LOC103856212 gene encoding uncharacterized protein LOC103856212 isoform X1: protein MSFMFQRMTLGGVSFVDAMESYMEFYKNQVRISVEGYDISLRPVDLDISLVKHFSSCGNVEFVKVPRDPVTNAISGTSTTVVLRGKGAAEKALALNGSDVGGWRASVKILPPALSSLRSGLTTREAARQYVAHFKRYMSRGITVKGYDYSLCEADVKRALVNYFSSCGEITDVFVFKRRALVYFFEYEAVESALKVCRPSQRRVTGTCFRARAMPIPKRLIVYGPDSCLATPTY from the exons ATGTCTTTTATGTTTCAGAGAATGACATTGGGAGGTGTGAGCTTTGTGGATGCGATGGAGTCGTACATGGAGTTCTACAAAAATCA GGTTAGGATCAGCGTCGAGGGATATGACATTTCCCTTCGACCCGTTGATCTCGACATTTCCTTGGTGAAGCACTTCAGCTCTTGTGGAAACGTGGAGTTCGTGAAGGTGCCGAGAGACCCGGTGACCAATGCTATTAGCGGCACAAGTACTACTGTGGTTCTCCGCGGGAAAGGTGCAGCAGAGAAGGCCTTGGCCCTCAACGGAAGTGACGTGGGAGGATGGAGAGCGTCTGTCAAGATCTTACCACCAGCGCTAAGTAGTCTGAGATCTGGCTTGACTACTCGTGAAGCGGCACGTCAATACGTCGCCCACTTCAAAAGATACAT GAGCCGAGGCATTACTGTTAAAGGATATGATTATTCGCTCTGTGAGGCTGATGTCAAGAGGGCTTTGGTTAACTATTTCTCTTCCTGTGGAGAGATCAccgatgtttttgttttcaaaag ACGTGCTTTGGTCTACTTTTTCGAATATGAAGCAGTGGAAAGTGCTTTGAAGGTTTGTCGACCAAGTCAAAGACGTGTCACGGGGACGTGTTTCCGTGCTAGAGCTATGCCGATACCGAAACGGTTGATTGTTTATGGCCCTGACTCCTGCCTTGCTACTCCTACTTATTGA
- the LOC103856212 gene encoding 26S proteasome non-ATPase regulatory subunit 7 homolog A isoform X4, translating into MDVTETQQITARTIEKVVVHPLVLRNIVDDYNRVAKESGKRVVGVLLGGSSNGIVHVINSYPVPFKEDDKDPCRGFFDHKHHLSMLQRFHGINDMVGWYSTGPELRDNDLYVHAQFCHYAPNPVLVVIDVVLGIPTNAYYTMSSLEKIEKEVFVRASVEIAPHEV; encoded by the exons ATGGATGTGACAGAGACGCAACAGATAACAGCAAGGACGATCGAGAAGGTGGTCGTTCATCCACTCGTCTTGCGTAATATCGTCGACGATTACAACCGCGTCGCTAAGGAATCAGGCAAGCGCGTTGTCGGTGTTCTTCTAGGCGGTAGCTCCAATGGTATCGTTCATGTCATCAACAGCTACCCAG TGCCCTTCAAGGAGGATGACAAAGACCCATGTCGCGGGTTTTTTGATCACAAACACCACCTCTCAATGTTGCAACGGTTCCACGGCATTAATG ACATGGTTGGTTGGTACAGCACAGGCCCTGAACTTCGAGATAATGATTTGTATGTTCACGCTCAGTTCTGCCACTATGCTCCCAATCCAGTGCTTGTCGTTATCGATGTAGTACTTGGAATTCCCACAAATGCTTACTATACTATGTCCAGCCTCGAG AAAATCGAGAAAGAAGTCTTTGTTCGTGCGTCTGTAGAAATCGCTCCTCATGAAGTCTAG
- the LOC103856213 gene encoding transcription factor MYB41 → MGRSPCCDENGLKKGPWTQDEDEKLIDHIQKHGHGSWRALPKQAGLNRCGKSCRLRWTNYLRPDIKRGNFTEEEEETIINLHSLLGNKWSSIASNLPGRTDNEIKNYWNTHLRKKLLQMGIDPVTHRPRTDHLNVLAALPQLIAAANFNNLLNLNQNVQLDAATLAKAQLLHNMIQVLSTNNNNIPSSSPLTMQTNNNLFGQSSYLENQSLFGQPQNFSHIPGANHDEKMMVENQMIDQPLDSFSSLMQMDVQDDHNSLPLLVAASPEESNQSQMMIKNKDIVHRHDTSNPSSSNSSFTQDHHQPWCDTIDDEAGDSYWKEIMEQTCSEPWPFPE, encoded by the exons ATGGGGAGATCTCCGTGTTGCGACGAGAATGGGCTGAAGAAAGGGCCATGGACACAAGATGAGGATGAGAAACTGATTGATCACATTCAAAAACACGGCCATGGAAGCTGGAGAGCTCTTCCTAAGCAAGCCGGTTTAAACCGATGTGGAAAGAGTTGTAGACTGAGATGGACCAACTACTTGAGACCTGACATCAAGAGAGGAAACTTCaccgaagaggaagaagaaaccaTCATCAACCTCCATTCGCTTCTTGGAAACAA GTGGTCGTCAATAGCCAGTAATCTTCCTGGAAGAACGGACAATGAAATCAAAAATTATTGGAACACACATTTGAGAAAGAAACTGCTCCAAATGGGGATTGACCCGGTGACACATAGGCCTCGAACCGACCATCTGAACGTGTTAGCCGCTCTCCCACAACTTATCGCCGCCGCAAATTTCAACAACCTCTTGAATCTCAATCAAAATGTGCAACTGGATGCAGCAACTCTTGCCAAAGCTCAATTATTACACAACATGATTCAAGTCCTTagcaccaacaacaacaacattccAAGTTCTTCTCCATTAACCATGCAGACCAATAACAATCTCTTTGGCCAATCTTCTTACTTAGAGAACCAAAGTCTTTTTGGTCAACCTCAAAACTTCTCTCACATTCCTGGGGCTAACCACGACGAGAAAATGATGGTAGAAAACCAAATGATTGATCAGCCTTTGGATTCTTTTTCTTCCCTGATGCAAATGGATGTTCAAGATGATCATAATTCGCTTCCTCTATTGGTTGCGGCATCTCCTGAGGAATCTAACCAGAGCCAGATGATGATCAAAAATAAAGACATCGTTCACCGTCATGATACTTCTAACCCTTCATCATCAAACTCGTCGTTCACACAAGATCACCATCAGCCATGGTGTGACACTATTGATGATGAAGCAGGTGATTCTTATTGGAAAGAGATCATGGA GCAAACGTGTTCGGAACCATGGCCGTTTCCTGAATAG
- the LOC103856212 gene encoding uncharacterized protein LOC103856212 isoform X2 — protein sequence MTLGGVSFVDAMESYMEFYKNQVRISVEGYDISLRPVDLDISLVKHFSSCGNVEFVKVPRDPVTNAISGTSTTVVLRGKGAAEKALALNGSDVGGWRASVKILPPALSSLRSGLTTREAARQYVAHFKRYMSRGITVKGYDYSLCEADVKRALVNYFSSCGEITDVFVFKRRALVYFFEYEAVESALKVCRPSQRRVTGTCFRARAMPIPKRLIVYGPDSCLATPTY from the exons ATGACATTGGGAGGTGTGAGCTTTGTGGATGCGATGGAGTCGTACATGGAGTTCTACAAAAATCA GGTTAGGATCAGCGTCGAGGGATATGACATTTCCCTTCGACCCGTTGATCTCGACATTTCCTTGGTGAAGCACTTCAGCTCTTGTGGAAACGTGGAGTTCGTGAAGGTGCCGAGAGACCCGGTGACCAATGCTATTAGCGGCACAAGTACTACTGTGGTTCTCCGCGGGAAAGGTGCAGCAGAGAAGGCCTTGGCCCTCAACGGAAGTGACGTGGGAGGATGGAGAGCGTCTGTCAAGATCTTACCACCAGCGCTAAGTAGTCTGAGATCTGGCTTGACTACTCGTGAAGCGGCACGTCAATACGTCGCCCACTTCAAAAGATACAT GAGCCGAGGCATTACTGTTAAAGGATATGATTATTCGCTCTGTGAGGCTGATGTCAAGAGGGCTTTGGTTAACTATTTCTCTTCCTGTGGAGAGATCAccgatgtttttgttttcaaaag ACGTGCTTTGGTCTACTTTTTCGAATATGAAGCAGTGGAAAGTGCTTTGAAGGTTTGTCGACCAAGTCAAAGACGTGTCACGGGGACGTGTTTCCGTGCTAGAGCTATGCCGATACCGAAACGGTTGATTGTTTATGGCCCTGACTCCTGCCTTGCTACTCCTACTTATTGA
- the LOC103856215 gene encoding histone acetyltransferase MCC1, with product MSRFPRGFVEEPETSLRRPSICFRPINPSDLERLEQIHRDLFPIRYESEFFQNVVNGGDIVSWAAVDRSRPDGHSEELIGFVTAKFVLAKESEISDLIRYDSSKGEETLVYILTLGVVETYRKLGVAKSLIKEVIKYASSIPVCRGVYLHVIAHNNPAIRLYKRMSFRCVRRLHGFYLINGQHFDSYLFVYFVNGSRSPCSPLDLVVLVLNYVRSGIKVVASKLTMKHEEKGLKGVKCKDNMRCLLPTQTKRNLASSERVSSGYDYV from the exons ATGTCGCGATTCCCTCGTGGGTTCGTGGAGGAACCCGAGACGTCTCTTCGTCGTCCGAGTATTTGCTTCAGGCCGATAAACCCTTCTGATTTAGAGCGTCTGGAGCAGATCCATCGCGACTTGTTCCCAATCAG GTATGAGTCTGAGTTTTTTCAGAATGTTGTTAATGGTGGAGATATTGTCTCTTGGGCTGCTGTTGATCGGAGCCGTCCCGATGGGCATTCTGAGGAGCTTATTGGGTTTGTTACTGCCAAGTTCGTGCTTGCTAAAGAAAGTGAA ATATCAGATTTAATTAGATATGACTCGTCCAAGGGAGAGGAGACATTGGTGTACATCCTAACGCTTGGAGTTGTAGAAACCTACAGAAAACTCGGAGTAG CAAAGTCGCTTATTAAGGAGGTCATCAAATACGCTTCCAGTATCCCCGTGTGCCGTGGTGTTTACCTTCATGTGATTGCACACAACAACCCCGCGATCCGATTGTACAAAAGAATGTCTTTCAGATGTGTAAGGAGACTACACGGGTTCTACCTAATAAACGGCCAGCATTTCGATTCTTACTTGTTCGTCTACTTTGTCAACGGTTCTCGCTCTCCTTGCTCACCCTT AGATCTTGTGGTGTTGGTTCTGAACTATGTGAGGAGTGGGATCAAAGTAGTGGCATCAAAGCTGACAATGAAGCACGAAGAGAAAGGCTTGAAAGGGGTTAAATGCAAAGACAACATGCGGTGTCTATTGCCAACGCAGACCAAACGGAACCTTGCATCATCGGAAAGAGTATCATCAGGGTACGATTACGTTTAG
- the LOC103856218 gene encoding syntaxin-21 has protein sequence MSFQDLEAGSRFQQPNRGRQQRPPSRGDPSQEVAAGIFRISTALNSFFRLVNSIGTPKDTLDLRDKLQKTRLQISELVKNTSAKLKEASEADLHGAASPIKKIADAKLAKDFQAVLKEFQKAQRLAAEREITYTPVVTIDIPTSYNAQELDTESLRTSQQQTLLLQSRRQEVVFLDNEITFNEAIIEEREQGIREIQQQIGEVNEIFKDLAVLVNDQGVMIDDISSNIDNSQAATSQATAQLRKAAKTQRANSSLTCLLILIFGIVLLIVIIVVLV, from the exons ATGAGTTTCCAAGATCTCGAAGCTGGCTCTCGATTTCAGCAGCCTAATCGTGGGAGGCAGCAGAGACCTCCGTCTCGTGGGGATCCATCTCAGGAGGTAGCCGCCGGGATATTCAGGATCAGCACGGCTCTCAATTCCTTCTTCCGCCTCGTTAATTCCATCGGAACCCCTAAGGATACTCTCGATTTGCGAGATAAGCT GCAAAAGACAAGGTTACAGATATCAGAACTGGTGAAAAATACTTCAGCTAAACTCAAAGAAGCTAGCGAAGCCGATCTTCATGGAGCAGCTAGT CCAATTAAGAAGATTGCGGATGCTAAACTGGCCAAAGATTTCCAAGCAGTTCTCAAAGAGTTTCAGAAAGCTCAGAGACTTGCTGCTGAAAGAGAGATTACATATACTCCTGTCGTCACTATAGATATACCTACCAG TTATAATGCACAAGAACTGGATACTGAATCTTTAAGGACCTCCCAGCAGCAAACTCTTCTTCTACAATCAAGAAG GCAAGAAGTAGTGTTTCTAGATAACGAGATAACATTCAACGAGGCAATCATTGAGGAAAGAGAGCAAGGAATTAGAGAGATTCAACAACAGATTGGTGAAGTGAACGAAATCTTCAAAGATCTAGCTGTTTTAGTGAACGATCAAGGAGTCATGATCG ATGACATCAGCTCTAACATTGATAACTCACAAGCTGCAACTTCACAAGCCACTGCTCAACTCAGAAAAGCGGCTAAAACTCAAAGAGCAAACTCATCTTTG ACATGCCTTCTTATTCTCATTTTTGGGATTGTTCTGCTCATTGTCATCATCGTTGTCTTGGTCTGA
- the LOC103856212 gene encoding 26S proteasome non-ATPase regulatory subunit 7 homolog A isoform X3: MDVTETQQITARTIEKVVVHPLVLRNIVDDYNRVAKESGKRVVGVLLGGSSNGIVHVINSYPVPFKEDDKDPCRGFFDHKHHLSMLQRFHGINDMVGWYSTGPELRDNDLYVHAQFCHYAPNPVLVVIDVVLGIPTNAYYTMSSLEVTHIRFLTIYILYIFNHFDCILLLFRKSRKKSLFVRL; encoded by the exons ATGGATGTGACAGAGACGCAACAGATAACAGCAAGGACGATCGAGAAGGTGGTCGTTCATCCACTCGTCTTGCGTAATATCGTCGACGATTACAACCGCGTCGCTAAGGAATCAGGCAAGCGCGTTGTCGGTGTTCTTCTAGGCGGTAGCTCCAATGGTATCGTTCATGTCATCAACAGCTACCCAG TGCCCTTCAAGGAGGATGACAAAGACCCATGTCGCGGGTTTTTTGATCACAAACACCACCTCTCAATGTTGCAACGGTTCCACGGCATTAATG ACATGGTTGGTTGGTACAGCACAGGCCCTGAACTTCGAGATAATGATTTGTATGTTCACGCTCAGTTCTGCCACTATGCTCCCAATCCAGTGCTTGTCGTTATCGATGTAGTACTTGGAATTCCCACAAATGCTTACTATACTATGTCCAGCCTCGAGGTAACGCACATACGCTTCCTaacaatttatattttgtatatatttaatcATTTTGATTGCATACTGCTTCTCTTCAGAAAATCGAGAAAGAAGTCTTTGTTCGTGCGTCTGTAG
- the LOC103856211 gene encoding inositol-tetrakisphosphate 1-kinase 1: MSDSTQEKRYRVGYALAAKKEHSFIQPSLIEHSRQRGIDLIKLDPTKPLLEQGKLDCVIHKLYDLDWKQNLHEFREKCPNVPVVDSPEDIEKLHNRVSMLEVITQLNFPVSESERFGVPKQVVVMDPSVLSGGGALGELEFPVIAKPLDADGSATSHKMFLIYDQEGMKILKAPIVLQEFVNHGGVIFKVYVVGGYVKCVKRRSLPDISEEKIGTSKGSLPFSQISNLTATQEEKNKEYGEDRSLEKVEMPPSRFLEELAKAMRRSMGLNLFNFDVIRDARDGDRYLIIDINYFPGYAKMPCYEPVLTDFFWDMVTKKSHHV; the protein is encoded by the coding sequence ATGTCAGATTCAACCCAAGAGAAGAGATACAGAGTCGGATACGCTCTCGCAGCCAAGAAAGAACACAGCTTCATCCAGCCTTCGTTGATCGAGCACTCGAGGCAAAGAGGCATTGATCTAATCAAGCTCGATCCAACAAAGCCCTTGCTGGAACAGGGGAAGCTCGATTGCGTGATCCACAAGCTTTACGATCTTGACTGGAAACAGAACCTCCACGAGTTTCGCGAGAAGTGCCCTAACGTCCCTGTCGTCGACTCTCCTGAGGATATCGAGAAATTACACAACAGGGTCTCGATGCTCGAGGTGATCACTCAGTTAAACTTTCCCGTTTCGGAAAGTGAGCGTTTTGGCGTCCCGAAGCAGGTCGTTGTGATGGATCCAAGCGTTTTGAGTGGAGGTGGAGCTTTGGGGGAGCTTGAGTTTCCGGTGATCGCTAAGCCCTTGGACGCAGACGGGAGCGCGACGTCTCACAAGATGTTCTTGATCTACGATCAAGAAGGGATGAAGATACTTAAAGCACCGATTGTGTTGCAGGAGTTTGTGAATCACGGTGGCGTGATCTTCAAGGTCTATGTTGTTGGAGGTTACGTGAAGTGCGTAAAGAGAAGATCTTTACCTGATATCTCCGAGGAGAAGATCGGGACGTCTAAAGGGTCTTTGCCCTTTTCGCAGATATCGAACTTGACTGCTACTCAGGAGGAGAAGAACAAGGAGTATGGTGAGGATAGGAGCTTGGAGAAAGTGGAGATGCCTCCTTCGAGGTTCTTGGAGGAGTTGGCGAAGGCGATGAGGAGATCGATGGGTTTGAATCTGTTCAACTTTGATGTGATTAGGGATGCGAGAGATGGTGATAGGTATCTGATAATTGATATTAACTACTTTCCTGGTTATGCTAAGATGCCGTGTTATGAGCCTGTGTTGACGGACTTCTTCTGGGACATGGTCACAAAGAAGAGTCATCATGTCTGA